A single window of Vibrio stylophorae DNA harbors:
- a CDS encoding mechanosensitive ion channel family protein, whose amino-acid sequence MERLQHWWQSLSQGQNADWIQNIALLLALSLVVWGIWLLVCQRLEHVADKTKMRWDNAFIHAVQRPVSFLIWAWPILFALQILVENITHYDGSFLQGVREIVLVFGVVWSILRLIAQVEAQLIETGRDYTTINAIAKVLRLLVCVMGGLALMQQLGLSLSGILTFGGVGGLIVGMAAKDLLANFFGGLMIYLDRPFKVGDWIRSPDRQIEGTVERIGFRMTVIRTFDKRPLYVPNMVFSTVVVENPSRMLNRRIYETIGLRYDDAAVVDPILAEVKAMLQSHVEIDNKQTLMVNFNQFGNSSLNFFIYAFTKTTDWVRFHQIKQTILLEVYQIIQRHGADIAFPTQTLQIQHDGPEPSFVSVADAKQS is encoded by the coding sequence ATGGAGCGCCTGCAGCATTGGTGGCAGAGCTTGTCACAGGGGCAAAATGCCGACTGGATACAAAATATCGCGTTACTGTTAGCGTTAAGCTTGGTGGTGTGGGGAATTTGGTTGCTGGTGTGCCAGCGTTTAGAGCATGTCGCGGATAAAACCAAAATGCGTTGGGATAACGCGTTCATTCATGCTGTTCAGCGTCCAGTCTCTTTTCTTATTTGGGCTTGGCCCATTCTCTTTGCGCTGCAAATTCTGGTGGAAAACATCACCCACTACGATGGCTCATTTTTGCAAGGTGTGCGTGAAATCGTCTTGGTCTTTGGTGTGGTGTGGAGCATTCTGCGCCTGATTGCTCAGGTGGAAGCGCAGCTCATTGAAACGGGCCGTGATTACACCACCATCAATGCCATTGCCAAGGTACTTCGCTTGCTGGTTTGTGTGATGGGTGGTTTGGCCCTGATGCAGCAATTGGGGCTCAGCCTATCGGGTATTTTAACCTTTGGTGGTGTCGGCGGTTTGATTGTCGGTATGGCGGCCAAAGATCTGCTGGCAAACTTCTTTGGCGGTTTAATGATCTACCTTGACCGTCCCTTTAAAGTGGGCGATTGGATTCGCTCGCCCGATCGTCAAATTGAAGGCACCGTTGAGCGCATTGGTTTTCGAATGACGGTGATTCGAACCTTTGATAAGCGTCCCCTGTATGTGCCTAATATGGTGTTTAGTACTGTGGTGGTGGAGAACCCATCGCGTATGCTCAATCGTCGCATCTATGAAACCATTGGCCTGCGCTATGACGATGCAGCTGTGGTGGATCCGATTCTCGCGGAAGTCAAAGCCATGCTGCAGAGCCATGTTGAGATTGATAATAAGCAAACCCTGATGGTGAACTTTAATCAGTTTGGTAATTCATCACTGAACTTCTTTATCTATGCCTTTACCAAAACCACGGATTGGGTGCGCTTTCATCAAATCAAACAGACGATTTTGCTCGAGGTCTATCAGATCATTCAGCGTCATGGCGCCGATATCGCCTTCCCAACGCAAACGCTGCAGATTCAGCACGATGGCCCAGAGCCAAGCTTTGTCTCAGTAGCTGATGCAAAGCAATCCTAA
- the prlC gene encoding oligopeptidase A → MSNPLLSFTDLPPFSQIKPEHVVPAVEQAIADCRANVERVLASDQQPSWDSICAPLTETDDRLSRIWSPVSHMNSVVNSKELREAYEQCLPMLSEYGTWVGQHKGLFQAYEAIANRPDFKELSIAKQKAVTDALRDFQLSGIALPSDQQYRYGEISKRLSELSSRFSNNVLDATMGWQKQIDNEAELAGMPESAIAAAKAAAEAKGLSGYLLTLEFPSYLPVMTYCDNRELREEMYTAFVTRASDRGPQAGQWDNTEIMAETLKLRFEIARLLGFSTFSEKSLATKMAKEPAQVLNFLNDLANRAKPQGEREIAELTEFAKAQFQVTELAPWDISYYAEKYKQHLFSISDEELRPYFPEQTVVNGLFEVLNRVFGMRVEPREGMDVWHDSVRFYDIFDADNNLRGSFYLDLYAREHKRGGAWMDECRVRRALPDGSMQTPVAYLTCNFNKPVGDKPALFTHDEVTTLFHEFGHGIHHMLTQIDVSAVSGINGVPWDAVELPSQFLENWCWQEEALSFISGHYQTGEPLPTEMLEKMLAAKNFQSAMMILRQLEFGLFDFELHTQYDPELGAQILPTLQSVKDRVSVVPSLEWNRFPHAFSHIFAGGYSAGYYSYLWAELLSCDAFSRFAKEGIFNTQTGQDFLDCILTRGGSEEPMTLFTRFMGREPQIDALLVDRGIA, encoded by the coding sequence ATGTCAAACCCATTGCTCAGCTTTACTGACCTGCCTCCATTTTCACAAATTAAACCCGAGCATGTGGTGCCGGCGGTGGAGCAAGCCATCGCAGATTGTCGCGCCAATGTGGAGCGAGTGCTTGCCAGCGACCAGCAACCAAGCTGGGATAGCATCTGCGCGCCTTTGACTGAGACCGACGATCGATTGAGCCGTATTTGGTCACCGGTGAGTCATATGAATAGCGTGGTCAATAGCAAAGAACTGCGTGAAGCCTATGAGCAGTGCCTGCCTATGCTGTCTGAATATGGTACTTGGGTTGGCCAGCACAAAGGTTTGTTTCAAGCCTATGAAGCCATTGCCAACCGTCCAGATTTTAAAGAGCTCAGCATTGCCAAACAAAAAGCAGTGACCGATGCGCTGCGCGATTTCCAACTATCAGGGATCGCACTGCCATCCGATCAGCAATATCGCTATGGCGAAATTAGCAAGCGTCTATCAGAGCTAAGCTCGCGCTTTAGCAACAATGTGTTGGACGCCACCATGGGCTGGCAAAAGCAAATTGACAATGAAGCTGAGCTTGCAGGCATGCCTGAATCAGCCATTGCAGCGGCCAAAGCGGCGGCTGAAGCCAAGGGCTTATCGGGTTATTTACTCACCCTTGAGTTTCCTTCTTATTTGCCCGTGATGACCTACTGTGACAATCGTGAATTACGCGAAGAGATGTATACCGCCTTTGTTACGCGTGCATCGGATCGCGGCCCGCAAGCGGGTCAATGGGACAATACCGAGATCATGGCGGAAACGCTTAAGCTGCGTTTTGAGATCGCCCGTCTACTTGGCTTTAGCACCTTTAGCGAAAAATCACTGGCCACCAAAATGGCGAAAGAGCCAGCGCAGGTACTGAATTTCCTCAATGATTTGGCGAATCGCGCTAAGCCTCAGGGCGAGCGTGAAATTGCTGAGCTCACGGAGTTTGCCAAAGCGCAATTCCAAGTGACGGAACTTGCGCCTTGGGATATCTCTTACTACGCCGAGAAATACAAACAGCACCTGTTCTCTATTTCTGATGAAGAGTTGCGCCCTTACTTTCCAGAGCAAACTGTGGTGAATGGCTTGTTTGAAGTACTTAACCGTGTGTTTGGCATGCGTGTTGAGCCACGTGAAGGAATGGATGTGTGGCATGACTCGGTGCGTTTCTACGATATCTTTGATGCCGATAATAACTTGCGCGGTAGCTTCTATTTGGATCTCTATGCTCGCGAGCACAAACGTGGCGGCGCATGGATGGATGAGTGCCGCGTGCGCCGTGCATTGCCTGATGGCAGCATGCAAACACCAGTGGCTTACCTCACCTGTAACTTCAACAAACCCGTGGGTGATAAACCTGCGCTGTTTACCCATGATGAAGTCACCACCCTATTCCACGAATTTGGCCATGGTATTCATCATATGCTGACTCAAATTGATGTTAGTGCGGTCTCTGGGATCAATGGCGTGCCTTGGGATGCGGTTGAGCTGCCAAGTCAATTTCTTGAAAACTGGTGCTGGCAAGAGGAAGCGCTGAGCTTTATCTCCGGTCATTATCAAACCGGTGAGCCACTGCCGACTGAGATGCTTGAGAAAATGCTTGCGGCTAAGAACTTCCAATCAGCGATGATGATTCTGCGCCAGCTAGAATTTGGTTTGTTTGATTTTGAGTTGCACACCCAATATGACCCAGAGCTGGGCGCGCAAATTTTGCCGACTTTGCAATCGGTGAAAGATCGCGTCTCTGTGGTGCCAAGTTTGGAGTGGAACCGTTTCCCACATGCCTTTAGCCATATCTTTGCCGGTGGTTATAGCGCCGGTTACTACAGCTACTTGTGGGCCGAACTGCTTTCTTGTGATGCATTCTCACGCTTTGCCAAAGAAGGTATTTTCAACACCCAAACAGGTCAGGATTTCTTGGATTGCATTTTGACCCGCGGCGGTAGTGAAGAGCCAATGACCCTCTTTACGCGCTTTATGGGCCGTGAACCACAGATTGATGCGCTACTTGTGGACCGTGGTATTGCCTAA
- a CDS encoding 23S rRNA (adenine(2030)-N(6))-methyltransferase RlmJ: protein MLSYRHSFHAGNHADVVKHLVQTLILDALKQKDKPFVYHDTHSGAGRYDLSHEWSEKTGEYKEGIGRIWQAGAPADLAHYFATISAVNQGAKAGEPMRYYPGSPRVARAMIRDQDRMQLTELHPADFALLKQEFHRDRQVRIDQHEGLEKLIACMPPKERRGMVMIDPPYELKSEYKDVTDAVIKAHRRWATGIYTIWYPVVQRATIDRMCKAFEQSGIRKILKIELGVAPDSEERGMTASGMIVINPPWKLESQMQALLPWLQAQIAPSDGHHVVEWIVPE, encoded by the coding sequence ATGCTTAGCTATCGTCACAGCTTTCACGCCGGTAACCATGCCGATGTGGTGAAACATTTGGTACAAACTCTGATCCTCGATGCCCTAAAACAAAAGGACAAACCATTTGTTTATCACGACACTCATTCTGGTGCAGGACGCTACGACCTCAGCCATGAGTGGTCAGAAAAAACCGGTGAATACAAAGAGGGGATTGGCCGCATTTGGCAGGCGGGTGCGCCAGCCGATCTTGCCCATTATTTTGCTACCATCAGCGCTGTCAATCAGGGTGCCAAAGCGGGTGAACCTATGCGCTATTACCCGGGCTCTCCGCGCGTCGCTCGCGCCATGATTCGCGACCAAGACCGCATGCAACTCACTGAGCTGCATCCAGCCGATTTTGCATTGCTAAAGCAAGAGTTTCATCGCGATCGCCAAGTGCGCATCGACCAACATGAAGGCTTAGAAAAACTGATCGCTTGCATGCCGCCAAAAGAGCGCCGTGGCATGGTGATGATCGATCCCCCTTATGAGCTCAAAAGCGAATATAAAGATGTCACCGATGCGGTGATCAAAGCGCATCGCCGCTGGGCAACGGGGATTTACACCATTTGGTATCCCGTGGTGCAGCGCGCCACCATTGATCGCATGTGCAAAGCCTTTGAACAAAGCGGTATTCGCAAGATTCTAAAAATTGAATTGGGCGTTGCCCCTGATAGTGAAGAGCGCGGCATGACTGCATCGGGGATGATCGTGATTAACCCACCGTGGAAATTGGAAAGCCAAATGCAAGCCTTGCTGCCTTGGCTACAGGCGCAGATCGCCCCCTCAGATGGCCACCATGTGGTGGAATGGATCGTGCCTGAGTAA
- a CDS encoding carboxylate/amino acid/amine transporter: MNYLIATTVLWAFSFSLISEFLAGRVDSWFSAFFRVALAALVFIPVLVRHRVATKIALKMMAIGGCQLGLMYVFYFKSFELLTVPEVLLFTVLTPIYVTLIYDFLEGRFCPWYLLSAVLAVAGAVVIKMTPVNSQFIQGFLVVQGANLCFAIGQVAYKKLLEKEARELPQHTIFGWFYIGAVLVAGSVFALHALTLPMPIKLPTTISQWGILIYLGTIASGIGYFLWNKGATQVNAGALAVMNNALVPAGLLVNLTIWQHSVDVPRLLAGGALILASLWLNETWIKRKAEAAN, from the coding sequence ATGAATTACCTCATTGCTACCACGGTTCTGTGGGCATTTTCATTTAGCCTGATTAGTGAATTTCTTGCTGGCCGCGTCGATAGTTGGTTCTCCGCTTTCTTCCGCGTTGCGCTGGCGGCACTAGTTTTTATTCCGGTCTTGGTTCGCCACCGCGTGGCAACAAAAATCGCCTTGAAAATGATGGCCATTGGTGGCTGCCAATTGGGTTTAATGTATGTGTTCTACTTTAAATCCTTTGAGCTCCTTACTGTGCCAGAAGTGCTGCTCTTTACTGTACTCACGCCAATTTATGTCACCTTGATTTATGATTTTCTCGAAGGGCGCTTTTGCCCTTGGTATCTACTCAGCGCCGTACTCGCCGTCGCGGGTGCTGTGGTGATCAAAATGACGCCAGTGAACAGCCAATTTATTCAGGGATTTTTGGTGGTGCAGGGGGCCAACCTTTGCTTTGCCATTGGTCAGGTCGCCTATAAAAAATTGCTGGAAAAAGAAGCGCGTGAACTGCCGCAACACACTATTTTTGGCTGGTTCTATATCGGTGCGGTACTGGTTGCTGGCAGTGTCTTTGCGTTGCATGCGCTAACCCTGCCTATGCCGATTAAACTGCCAACCACTATCAGCCAGTGGGGTATTTTGATCTACCTTGGCACCATTGCTTCAGGGATTGGTTACTTTCTCTGGAATAAAGGTGCAACGCAGGTCAACGCTGGCGCACTCGCGGTGATGAATAACGCCTTGGTACCCGCGGGATTGCTAGTCAATCTCACCATTTGGCAGCACAGTGTTGATGTGCCGCGTCTACTTGCAGGCGGAGCACTGATCCTCGCCTCACTCTGGCTCAATGAAACCTGGATTAAGCGCAAAGCAGAAGCCGCTAACTAA
- the uspB gene encoding universal stress protein UspB — MVQGDALFLALLLIAVLNGVRCISSLKSLLVVMRDAHPMLYLQVDGRGFFSTHANYGKQVRLVGYLISRQYQGHHDSCFVTKCDKVRQLFLITIAMFTFMLFGIPLLSWIGL; from the coding sequence ATGGTTCAAGGTGACGCACTTTTTTTAGCCCTTCTTTTGATCGCAGTGCTTAATGGCGTACGCTGCATCTCCAGTTTGAAGTCACTGCTGGTGGTGATGCGCGATGCACACCCCATGCTCTACCTACAAGTGGATGGCCGTGGCTTTTTCTCAACCCATGCTAATTATGGAAAACAGGTTCGGTTGGTGGGGTATTTGATTTCTCGCCAATATCAGGGACACCATGACAGCTGTTTTGTCACCAAATGCGATAAGGTTCGCCAGCTTTTTCTGATCACCATCGCGATGTTTACCTTTATGTTGTTTGGCATTCCGCTTTTATCCTGGATAGGGCTGTAA
- a CDS encoding universal stress protein yields the protein MAYQHILVAVDLTEESQLLVRRAAELAKPLGAKLSIIHIDINYAELYTGLIDINFAEAQHHMLEDAQNQLQALADHADYPVSHTLVGSGDLSHEIINAIKEWNIDLVVTGYHQDFWSKLMSSTKQLLGVVPVNLLVVPLES from the coding sequence ATGGCATATCAACATATTTTAGTGGCAGTCGATTTAACTGAAGAGAGCCAACTTTTGGTTCGCCGCGCTGCGGAACTGGCTAAGCCGTTGGGTGCAAAACTATCGATCATCCATATCGATATTAACTACGCCGAACTTTATACCGGACTCATCGATATCAACTTTGCCGAAGCGCAGCACCACATGCTGGAAGATGCGCAAAATCAGCTACAAGCATTGGCTGATCATGCTGACTATCCGGTCTCTCATACTTTAGTGGGCAGTGGCGATCTCAGCCATGAAATCATCAATGCAATTAAAGAATGGAACATCGATTTGGTGGTCACTGGCTACCATCAGGACTTCTGGAGTAAATTGATGTCATCCACCAAGCAACTGCTTGGCGTGGTGCCTGTGAACCTCTTGGTTGTACCACTGGAAAGTTAA
- a CDS encoding periplasmic nitrate reductase, NapE protein produces MSNEVESCEKSTKCREWGTFLLITVVVIPILTVGLIGAYGFVVWMLQLIYGPPGHGM; encoded by the coding sequence ATGTCGAACGAAGTTGAATCCTGTGAAAAATCAACCAAGTGTCGCGAATGGGGCACTTTTTTATTGATCACTGTGGTGGTGATTCCCATTTTGACTGTGGGGTTAATTGGTGCCTATGGCTTTGTGGTGTGGATGCTGCAATTGATTTATGGACCGCCGGGACACGGCATGTAA
- the ftnA gene encoding non-heme ferritin yields the protein MLAAAMIDKLNEQINLEFFSSNLYLQMSAWCEDKGFEGAALFMREHAKEEMLHMQKLFTYVSETGAMPLLGTIEAPRADYGSLGDLFRETYQHEQLVTKKINELAHVAFTAQDYSTFNFLQWYVAEQHEEEKLFKSILDKIELVGEDGKALFFIDKDLAELAKIGTATAMDSPL from the coding sequence ATGTTAGCAGCAGCCATGATCGACAAGTTAAACGAACAAATTAACCTCGAGTTTTTCTCTTCCAACCTCTATTTGCAGATGAGTGCGTGGTGTGAAGACAAAGGCTTTGAAGGGGCCGCTTTGTTTATGCGAGAGCACGCCAAAGAAGAGATGCTGCATATGCAAAAACTGTTCACCTATGTCAGTGAAACTGGCGCAATGCCACTGCTTGGTACCATAGAAGCGCCGCGCGCTGATTATGGCTCACTGGGTGACCTGTTTCGTGAAACTTATCAGCATGAACAGTTGGTGACTAAAAAAATCAATGAGCTGGCACACGTCGCTTTTACCGCTCAGGACTACTCCACCTTTAACTTTTTGCAGTGGTACGTGGCGGAGCAGCATGAGGAAGAGAAACTGTTTAAAAGCATTCTCGATAAAATTGAATTGGTCGGAGAAGACGGTAAGGCACTATTCTTTATAGATAAGGACCTTGCCGAGCTAGCCAAAATTGGCACGGCCACGGCGATGGATAGTCCGCTGTAA